The following coding sequences lie in one Arachis hypogaea cultivar Tifrunner chromosome 9, arahy.Tifrunner.gnm2.J5K5, whole genome shotgun sequence genomic window:
- the LOC112712950 gene encoding flavonol synthase/flavanone 3-hydroxylase-like, whose translation MEVERIQTLAFSNQLKELPPQFIRPVNERPENTKAVEGVTVPVISLSQPHHHLLVREVAEAASQWGFFLLTSHGISPWLFKRLQEVGEEFFALPQKEKEAYANDTSNGNFEGYGTKMTKNLEEKVEWVDYFFHIMAPSSRVNCDKWPKNPPSYREVTEEYNKEMLRLTNEVLELLSEGLELEKKTLKSSLGDEKIELEMKINMYPPCPQPELALGVEPHTDMSALTLLVSNEVSGLQIWKDNKWVAVDYLQNAIFVHIGDQLEILSNGKYKSVLHRSLVNKEFMRMSWAVFVVPPHEVVIGPLPPLLNDYNPPKFSIKTYAEYRHCKFNKLPQ comes from the exons ATGGAAGTAGAAAGAATCCAAACCTTGGCTTTCAGTAACCAACTTAAGGAGCTTCCACCACAGTTCATTCGCCCAGTTAATGAGCGTCCTGAGAACACTAAAGCTGTGGAGGGTGTAACCGTACCGGTAATTTCTCTCTCTCAACCACACCATCATCTCCTCGTGAGGGAAGTCGCGGAAGCGGCTTCCCAATGGGGATTCTTCCTCTTGACCAGCCACGGCATATCGCCATGGCTGTTCAAACGGTTGCAAGAGGTGGGAGAAGAATTCTTTGCCCTGCCTCAGAAGGAGAAAGAGGCTTATGCTAATGACACTTCTAATGGGAACTTTGAAGGTTATGGGACAAAGATGACCAAGAACCTTGAAGAGAAGGTGGAGTGGGTTGACTATTTTTTCCATATCATGGCTCCTTCTTCTAGGGTCAACTGTGACAAGTGGCCCAAAAACCCTCCCTCCTATAG GGAAGTGACAGAAGAATACAATAAAGAGATGTTAAGGTTGACAAATGAGGTTTTAGAACTTCTGTCGGAAGGGTTAGAGTTAGAGAAAAAGACATTGAAGTCAAGTTTAGGAGACGAGAAAATAGAATTAGAGATGAAGATCAACATGTATCCACCATGCCCACAACCTGAACTTGCATTGGGAGTTGAGCCTCACACTGATATGTCAGCACTTACCTTGCTTGTCTCAAATGAAGTTTCTGGCCTCCAAATTTGGAAAGACAACAAATGGGTCGCCGTTGATTACCTGCAAAATGCAATCTTTGTTCACATTGGTGATCAACTTGAG ATATTAAGCAATGGAAAGTATAAGAGTGTTCTACATAGAAGTTTGGTGAACAAGGAATTCATGCGCATGTCATGGGCAGTTTTTGTTGTGCCACCACATGAGGTAGTGATTGGGCCTCTTCCTCCACTTCTCAACGATTACAATCCTcctaaattttcaataaaaacgtATGCTGAATATCGTCACTGTAAATTCAATAAGCTTCCCCAATAG